From the genome of Persephonella atlantica:
CAACCTGCCTTGAGAATATATGTTCAAATCCATAATCATTTCCTATAGCTGTGAGGGCTGAAGTATCTGTAGTTAAGGCAACAGCAGGGTATCCCTTTCTCTCTTTTTCAAATCTTCCTACTATCTCAGCTGCAAAATGCTGAGCATCTGCGGCAGAGCCACCATTTCCACAGATAAGAACCTTGTAGCCCATCTTTAATCTTTTTGCCATGAGAATACCAAGATGATAGATAGCTTCTGCATATTCATAAACAAAATCTCTTTTGGCTTTAGCACTATCTTCAAAAATATCTATAACAAAATCTTCCATATCTCTCTCCTTGATTTTTTGTCCTAAGATATTATAATATATACCTCTGCG
Proteins encoded in this window:
- the gmhA gene encoding D-sedoheptulose 7-phosphate isomerase — protein: MEDFVIDIFEDSAKAKRDFVYEYAEAIYHLGILMAKRLKMGYKVLICGNGGSAADAQHFAAEIVGRFEKERKGYPAVALTTDTSALTAIGNDYGFEHIFSRQVEALGQKGDILIGISTSGNSENVIRAVETAKRMGIFTVGFLGKDGGKLKDIVDTAFIVNHSRTARIQEVHLTLEHALCNIIDLYLTGEIKD